The following coding sequences lie in one Clupea harengus chromosome 23, Ch_v2.0.2, whole genome shotgun sequence genomic window:
- the LOC105888858 gene encoding helicase SRCAP isoform X5 codes for MGQGDGPRPLSSTPRRLDIAGESSDGEADLSMESLAESSMVTPTLAQRKVRQWISGRVTAGSTPSSSPSPSPGPSTSGDWTPTQMDRASPLRGTHGKFISPLSRGESGPSDQTPVRLHKHADMAELAKHEAEIEHRSIALKREGYWSLKRLNRVTEPIRPKVHWDYLCEEMQWLSADFAQERRWKRGVARKVVRMVMRYHEELRQKEERGKREEQAKIRRVASSIAKEVRAFWTNVEKVVQYKQQSRLEEKRKKALDLQLDFIVGQTERYSDLLSQSLAATPAANSETPTSPPKPSTQQVTDEDDHDFEPPCEEEDDEETLDVEEQQEGNDAESQRREIELLREEGLLPLEQLLNTISYPPPSASDDECSDSSSSVVEDEDGEFTANEEDAEDEEETIEAQEAVEGDGNHDEELDDLTKEGEMSMEDLLEKYKGAYASDFEEPSASASPGTSEEEESTEEEEEEESEGDDSDDETNSSSASSEAVNTDDEVIEEEDEEEEVADDDGDEDDDDPEEGMEALLKEGDHSPPLPTSPRPKKEISHIAATAESLQPKGYTLATTKVKTPIPFLLHGTLREYQHIGLDWLVTMYEKKLNGILADEMGLGKTIQTIALLAHLACEKGNWGPHLIIVPTSVMLNWEMELKRWCPGFKILTYYGSQKERKLKRQGWTKPNAFHVCITSYKLVLQDHQAFRRKSWRYLILDEAQNIKNFKSQRWQSLLNFNSHRRLLLTGTPLQNSLMELWSLMHFLMPHVFQSHREFKEWFSNPLTGMIEGSQEYNEGLVKRLHKVLRPFLLRRVKVDVEKQMPKKYEHVVRCRLSMRQRFLYDDFMAQASTRETLASGHFMSVINILMQLRKVCNHPNLFDPRPIQSPFITKPIIFSTASIVQEAVEMSPFERCDLSMFDLVGLESRVSRYQADIFLPRRKVTAPLVQEIMDSPEPLPRPRPVRMKVNRMFQPMPKTEGRASITVNNPRPTCPVAPVVQPPRPVLITELPPAPAPLPVQPPIQVCSVMPAATAHVTAVASAPIPLTLTHTPAAALRHSVPHPVLSVRHPTPVVPQVVTAPSSLVTQRVLLSPDMQARLPSGEVVSIAQLASLAGRPVPTGQGSKPVTFQLQGNKLTLSGTQLHQVPVAQPRPLQGNVMHLVTSGGQHHLITQPAQVALIHTVSQAGSSAASTSPAPASSGLAMPLNAAQVPTSMMTGSGIVKIVVRQAGGKEMGPVPALAVPPSPRGSLPHTLSLHPHTTMAARAPAPQPPPQRPPVAQPTHYAAPPRTPTSVPCGPQPPRPVLRVLQGPPAAAAAESVRVNAMPAPAPREDTSDVVTVHTDTPVSKPSPQPGGFSFQRPRAQPPPPPRSPFHMSWLEDDRKAQRDARLARIIRINEHHCNAKPAYGREVLEFLTFLPGAAPKPAPPALGEWSRSGHSSCLLANSQQTRDLWVQSKALRSAIQNTEERLAGLSEVIDRFAFAIPPVEAKPITMHSCHPPPSLVLQQEHFRSMLTTEVTPLIRPFHRIQCNTRTHFPDLRLIQYDCGKLQTLHLLLRRLKTGGHRVLIFTQMTRMLDVLEQFLNYHGHIYLRLDGSTRVEMRQSLMERFNADRRIFCFILSTRSGGVGVNLTGADTVVFYDSDWNPTMDAQAQDRCHRIGQTRDVHIYRLISERTVEENILKKANQKRMLGDMAIEGGNFTTAFFKQQTIKDLFDVNEGEKKEAEVAPPPPEEEDGINKQQTTILEQALCRAEDEEDIVAASQAKAEQVAELAEFNESIPLDDGGEGMGREQEEEELSKAELEIAALVEQLTPIERYAMNFLEASLEDVCKEELKQAEEQVEAARKGLDQAKEEGLKLHQSSDNDEDDYSPRPYTPEDMSQTTPGRRTRKHKEKGAPSTRASGRLRGTPVKTDDDSALSPASTSAQLDGAHASSSALTPQSLPPRQVPDKRGVRGRPATKEVVAPTTPARTETSKTQTQSSVVSTRHTDSTSPASPLKDVPSKSKATPSPLRQSLSPPSSVPSAAGSPAAGRSHAEHTPPAVQERGEELRGEAQAGVSGAQVDQASVPTGRERGVSVSSGSICSPEHQSDLDGRDVDQQSQHSLTLSPNTASRSPRKRQSADGEVLRGLPEDSPSAKVLRKLPGRLVTVVEEKEKQPRRRRRRGSGGAGHTEGSSEEAEHTESERDTGPSLPDKTSQTSRDKDTPKSPSVSSPLPQSQQEKEQVSPTSLGSPGKGYHPYSPTHHSPDMPVLRNLPVRRRLETESRMAAQLVEQQGGGRGRGLDKRQSLSPNPPRKQDTSPTKDHTVSPATANTDSPAPVKRKPGRPPKRPVEQITPPATKPVTMEKNAPVSPKRKRGRPRKDSTIKPDAISAAQPSNPPAPSNPPPPCSPQSMQSGLNSPRSPLATLQETPSKSTPAHTPLPSLPAKAADTTSLPKPDNETNNTLVISTTPTSDSLTNEMPTAMLAQAKASESQTNTTPAPVPPQPIVSKSPCVAASPPSAQPTTSDPKTTSTIPALPVEPKPSDIHIQSSPASPSQPKTSETPITSTHEVPQSSQSNIQNTVTSPPQVPQSTPSDSETKPTPEPNDLQIAITPEPKPSDQITPSPTELQTVPMCTPTPIATEPEPLPAAEPSQQPAPALPSPQGALEVQEKQTAVLPQQEKTSEKEATNIDTKKVQKDGEKETEEPSLCSQSKRRRVESLPEDQESMSVAPEVKTDTFLPSEGTSNQSGDESKRDKDGENSSEKRVISRQSSQESVRSSSHSSVSSAAIRSSKKMRENKSAKRKRGDAKTGSTEEGNDEKTSKIQRRRSNSPSSSSSDSEDSSSAEKRLTRAERRVKEKENQSESDGKSSGSRRGRKSKKEQAVSNATGGESGSETSTKRTRKSPGLPSTTRSGTNTPVPSTPPPQPEVLGKRCSALNAAAKLVAMRGRAGDTPRPSNKPKVGGRQESPSSSEKSTKLKGKGTQGSPQTNSSGSRGGSGRQTPTNTPLNSPDSSKSISRSTRQRPGSLLPPLDADNKRAKRDKKKNTERKGDGEEENRESRSSRGHSACSSISSDRGPGSSRSRSNSSNSSQCTPSLSSQSTGPQRTRSRAASSGSDTERGKQSHSKSGERRGRKSHRETRSQKKDKADLSGGSTEGTPDRVLRSVAALAAAQARSPACNTRSSATNTRSSASRQRHTKT; via the exons GAAGCAGAGATCGAGCATCGCTCGATAGCCCTCAAGCGCGAAGGCTACTGGTCCCTGAAGCGTTTGAACCGCGTGACGGAGCCCATCCGGCCCAAGGTGCACTGGGACTACCTGTGCGAAGAGATGCAGTGGCTCTCCGCTGACTTCGcccaggagaggaggtggaagcGAGGCGTAGCCCGAAAA GTGGTGCGGATGGTCATGCGGTATCACGAGGAGCTGCGGCAGAAGGAGGAGCGGGGCAAGCGAGAGGAGCAGGCAAAAATCCGGAGGGTCGCCTCCTCCATCGCCAAGGAGGTGCGAGCCTTCTGGACCAACGTGGAAAAG GTGGTCCAGTACAAGCAACAGTCTcgactggaggagaagaggaagaaggctCTGGACCTGCAGCTGGACTTCATTGTGGGTCAAACCGAGCGCTACTCGGACCTCCTCAGCCAATCGCTGGCGGCTACGCCTGCCGCCAACAGTGaaacccccacctctcctccaaaACCCTCCACACAACAAGTCACTGATGAGGATG ACCATGACTTTGAGCCACcgtgtgaggaagaggatgatgaggagaCCCTTGATGTGGAAGAGCAGCAGGAGGGGAATGACGCTGAGTCGCAGAGGCGGGAGATCGAGCTGCTGAGGGAGGAGGGCTTGCTGCCCCTTGAACAACTGCTCAACACCATCTCCTACCCTCCG CCCTCTGCTTCAGACGACGAGTGCTCAGACAGCTCCTCATCTGTGGTTGAGGATGAAGACGGGGAGTTCACAGCCAATGAGGAAGATG CTGAAGACGAAGAGGAGACGATAGAAGCACAGGAAGCAGTTGAAGGTGATGGCAACCATGATGAAGAGTTGGACGACCTAACCAAAGAAG GCGAGATGAGCATGGAGGATCTGCTGGAGAAGTATAAGGGGGCATATGCCTCTGATTTTGAGGAGCCCTCTGCATCTGCGTCGCCCGGCacctctgaggaggaggagagcacggaggaagaggaggaggaagagagcgagggtGATGACAGCGATGACGAGACCAACAGCTCTTCAG CCTCCTCAGAAGCAGTTAACACAGATGACGAGGTcatagaggaggaggatgaagaggaagaggtagcTGATGACGACGGCGATGAAGATGACGATGATCCTGAAGAGGGTATGGAGGCTCTGCTGAAGGAGGGCGACCACAGCCCTCCGCTGCCCACCTCTCCCCGGCCCAAGAAGGAGATCAGCCACATTGCTGCCACAGCGGAGAGCCTCCAGCCAAAAGGATACACACTGGCCACCACTAAG GTGAAAACTCCCATCCCCTTTTTGCTGCATGGCACGCTGCGCGAGTACCAACACATTGGGCTTGACTGGCTGGTCACCATGTATGAGAAGAAGCTTAACGGCATCCTGGCAGATGAAATGGGCCTCGGCAAAACCATCCAGACCATCGCACTGCTGGCTCACCTTGCTTGTGAGAAAG GAAACTGGGGACCCCATTTAATCATTGTGCCCACCAGTGTGATGCTGAACTGGGAAATGGAGCTCAAACGCTGGTGTCCTGGGTTCAAGATCCTCACCTACTACGGCAGCCAGAAAGAGCGCAAACTCAAGAGACAG GGTTGGACCAAGCCAAATGCTTTCCATGTATGTATCACCTCTTATAAGCTGGTGCTGCAGGACCATCAGGCATTCAGGCGCAAGTCCTGGCGGTACCTGATCTTGGACGAGGCCCAGAACATCAAAAACTTCAAGTCACAGCGCTGGCAGAGTCTGCTCAACTTCAATAG CCACCGACGCCTGCTCCTGACAGGAACGCCCCTGCAGAACAGCCTGATGGAGTTGTGGTCGCTCATGCATTTCCTCATGCCGCACGTCTTCCAGTCCCACCGCGAGTTCAAGGAGTGGTTCTCCAACCCGCTGACTGGCATGATCGAGGGCAGCCAGGAGTACAACGAGGGCCTGGTCAAGAGACTTCACAAG GTGCTCAGGCCCTTCCTGCTGCGCCGTGTCAAGGTGGACGTGGAGAAGCAGATGCCCAAGAAGTACGAGCACGTGGTGCGCTGCCGTCTCTCCATGAGACAGCGCTTCCTCTACGACGACTTCATGGCCCAGGCCTC GACGAGAGAGACTCTGGCAAGCGGTCACTTCATGTCTGTGATCAACATTCTGATGCAGCTGAGGAAGGTGTGCAACCACCCCAACCTGTTTGACCCTCGGCCCATCCAGTCGCCCTTCATCACCAAGCCCATCATCTTCAGCACCGCCTCCATCGTACAGGAAGCCGTGGAGATGTCACCCTTTGAG CGGTGTGACCTGTCCATGTTTGACCTGGTGGGGCTGGAGAGTCGTGTGTCCCGTTACCAGGCCGACATCTTCCTGCCTCGCCGGAAGGTCACTGCTCCGCTGGTGCAGGAGATCATGGACTCCCCTGAGCCGCTGCCACGTCCCAGACCTGTGCGAATGAAGGTCAATAG AATGTTCCAGCCCATGCCCAAAACTGAAGGACGTGCGTCTATAACGGTGAACAACCCCAGGCCTACGTGTCCAGTGGCGCCAGTTGTCCAGCCTCCACGACCAGTCCTCATCACGGAGCTGCCCCCTGCCCCAGCCCCTCTCCCAGTGCAACCACCTATACAAG TGTGTTCGGTGATGCCCGCCGCAACCGCTCATGTCACTGCAGTGGCCAGTGCTCCGATTCCTCTTACTTTGACCCACACGCCGGCAGCTGCCCTCAGACACAGCGTCCCGCACCCCGTCCTGTCTGTGCGACATCCGACCCCTGTGGTCCCCCAAGTCGTCACGGCACCAAGCAGCCTCGTCACCCAGCGGGTGCTTCTCAGCCCGGATATGCAGGCACGGCTTCCAT ctgGGGAGGTAGTGAGCATTGCTCAGTTGGCCTCCCTGGCTGGGCGACCCGTGCCCACTGGCCAGGGAAGTAAGCCAGTCACCTTCCAGCTGCAGGGCAACAAGCTCACCCTGTCCGGGACCCAGCTGCACCAGGTGCCCGTGGCACAGCCTAGGCCCCTCCAAG GCAATGTAATGCATCTGGTGACCAGTGGGGGGCAGCACCACCTGATCACTCAGCCAGCACAGGTGGCACTCATCCATACAGTCAGTCAGGCAGGCAGCAGTGCAGCCAGCACAAGCCCAGCCCCAGCCTCCTCTGGGCTGGCCATGCCCCTCAACGCTGCGCAAG TTCCCACTTCCATGATGACTGGTTCGGGTATTGTTAAGATCGTTGTCCGACAGGCTGGAGGTAAAGAGATGGGGCCGGTCCCTGCCCTCGCTGTGCCGCCCTCGCCTCGCGGCTCCCTACCACATACCCTGTCCCTGCACCCGCACACAACCATGGCAGCAAGAGCCCCAGCCCCACAGCCGCCACCTCAGCGCCCTCCTGTGGCCCAGCCGACCCACTACGCTGCTCCGCCTCGCACCCCTACCTCAGTCCCCTGTGGCCCCCAGCCTCCTCGCCCTGTGCTGAGGGTCCTGCAGGGCccaccagctgctgctgccgcagagTCAG TGCGAGTAAATGCCATGCCAGCACCAGCGCCTCGTGAGGACACCAGTGATGTGGTCACGGTTCACACAGATACTCCCGTGTCCAAACCCAGCCCTCAGCCTGGGGGGTTCTCCTTCCAGCGGCCTCGCGCTCAGCCCCCGCCACCCCCGCGCTCACCCTTCCACATG TCATGGCTAGAGGATGACCGGAAAGCCCAGCGCGACGCTCGCCTTGCTCGGATCATCCGCATCAACGAGCATCATTGCAACGCCAAGCCTGCATATGGCCGTGAGGTGCTTGAATTCCTCACCTTCCTCCCAGGCGCCGCCCCTAAACCTGCCCCACCTGCCCTTGGAGAATGGAGCCGCTCTGGCCACAGTTCCTGTTTGCTTGCCAACTCGCAGCAGACTCGGGACCTTTGGGTCCAAAGTAAGGCCCTGAGGTCAGCAATTCAGAACACGGAGGAAAGGCTTGCAGGACTCTCAGAAGTCATTGACAG GTTCGCTTTTGCGATCCCGCCTGTTGAGGCTAAGCCCATCACCATGCACAGCTGTCACCCTCCTCCCTCGCTCGTCCTACAGCAGGAGCACTTCCGCTCTATGCTGACCACGGAGGTCACCCCTCTAATTCGCCCTTTCCATCGCATCCAGTGCAACACGAGGACTCACTTCCCAGACCTCAGACTGATTCAGTACGACTGTG GAAAGCTGCAAACTCTCCACCTCCTGCTGAGAAGACTGAAGACTGGGGGCCACAGAGTTCTCATTTTCACCCAGATGACTCGCATGCTGGACGTGCTGGAGCAGTTCCTCAACTACCACGGACACATTTACCTGCGGTTGGACGGCAGCACACGTGTAGAGATGCgacag tccctGATGGAGCGCTTTAATGCAGATCGGCGCATCTTCTGCTTCATCCTGTCAACCCGTAGTGGGGGCGTGGGTGTCAACCTGACCGGGGCGGACACTGTGGTGTTTTATGACAGTGACTGGAATCCCACTATGGATGCTCAAGCCCAGGACCGCTGCCACCGAATTGGGCAAACCAGAGATGTCCATATCTACAG GCTTATCAGTGAACGCACAGTTGAAGAGAATATCTTGAAGAAAGCTAACCAGAAACGGATGTTGGGAGATATGGCCATAGAAGGAGGAAACTTCACCACTGCTTTCTTCAAACAG CAAACCATCAAGGACTTGTTTGATGTGAATgagggggagaagaaggaggCAGAGGTTGCCCCACCTCCACCAGAGGAAGAAGATGGCATTAATAAACAGCAAACCACCATTCTGGAGCAG GCTTTGTGTAGagctgaagatgaggaggacaTAGTGGCTGCCTCCCAAGCCAAAGCAGAGCAGGTGGCAGAATTGGCAGAGTTCAATGAGAGCATCCCGTTGGATGATGGCGGCGAGGGCATGGGTCgtgagcaggaagaggaggagctctCCAAAGCCGAGCTAGAAATTGCTGCTTTGGTGGAGCAG CTTACTCCTATTGAGCGGTATGCCATGAACTTCTTGGAGGCCTCTCTGGAGGACGTTTGCAAAGAGGAGCTTAAGCAGGCAGAG GAGCAAGTAGAGGCTGCCAGGAAAGGGCTCGATCAAGCCAAGGAAGAGGGCCTGAAATTGCATCAGTCGTCGGACAACGACGAGGATGATTACTCCCCAAGGCCATATACACCTGAGGATATGTCCCAGACGACGCCTGGTCGTCGCACACGGAAGCACAAAGAGAAAGGCGCTCCCTCTACCAGAGCCAGTGGAAGGCTGAGGGGGACTCCTGTAAAGACTGACGATGACTCTGCCCTATCCCCAGCGAGCACATCAGCTCAGCTTGACGGAGCACATGCCTCCTCGTCCGCTCTCACACCACAGTCCCTCCCGCCCAGACAAGTGCCAGACAAGCGTGGAGTGCGAGGTAGACCAGCTACCAAAGAAGTTGTGGCACCTACCACTCCTGCCCGAACAGAGACTTCCAAGACTCAAACACAGTCAAGTGTAGTCTCAACGCGGCACACAGACTCTACTAGCCCAGCTTCCCCATTAAAAGACGTGCCCTCTAAATCCAAAGccaccccttctcctctccGCCAGAGTTTATCCCCACCAAGCTCAGTGCCTTCTGCTGCCGGTTCCCCTGCAGCAGGGAGATCCCATGCTGAACACACTCCTCCTGCTGTCCAAGAGCGTGGTGAGGAGCTAAGAGGAGAGGCGCAGGCAGGTGTGTCTGGGGCACAGGTAGACCAGGCTTCAGTGCCcactgggagggagaggggagtgtCTGTGTCTTCAGGGTCTATTTGCTCTCCTGAACATCAGTCTGACTTAGATGGCAGGGACGTGGATCAGCAGAGCcaacactccctcactctctcgccCAACACGGCGTCCCGCTCGCCTCGTAAACGCCAGTCTGCTGATGGGGAGGTCCTTCGAGGGCTTCCAGAAGATTCTCCATCTGCCAAGGTCCTGCGAAAACTTCCTGGTCGCCTAGTTACAGTTgttgaggagaaagagaaacaaccAAGGCGAAGGAGGAGACGAGGAAGTGGTGGTGCGGGTCACACAGAAGGGTCCTCAGAGGAAGCAGAACACACTGAGTCGGAGAGAGACACTGGTCCTTCTTTGCCAGACAAAACAAGTCAGACTTCTCGAGATAAAGACACTCCCAAGTCACCTTCAGTGTCCAGTCCCCTTCCTCAGTCACAACAAGAGAAAGAACAAGTCTCACCTACATCGCTCGGAAGTCCTGGAAAAGGATACCACCCTTACTCTCCCACACATCATTCTCCAGATATGCCAGTTCTCAGGAACTTGCCTGTCCGACGCCGTCTGGAGACAGAATCCCGTATGGCTGCTCAGTTAGTGGAGCagcagggaggaggaagagggagagggctggACAAAAGGCAGAGCCTGTCACCAAATCCCCCAAGGAAACAGGACACGAGTCCCACTAAGGACCACACTGTGTCCCCAGCCACTGCAAACACTGATAGCCCAGCACCAGTTAAGCGCAAGCCGGGGCGACCTCCAAAGCGTCCAGTTGAACAGATAACTCCTCCAGCAACAAAACCGGTGACTATGGAGAAAAATGCTCCTGTCTCCCCAAAACGAAAGCGGGGTCGCCCCCGCAAAGACTCCACAATTAAGCCAGATGCCATTAGTGCTGCTCAACCTTCAAACCCTCCAGCTCCTTCAAATCCTCCACCTCCCTGTAGTCCGCAAAGCATGCAGTCTGGTCTTAACTCACCAAGATCCCCCTTAGCCACTCTCCAAGAGACCCCTTCAAAGAGCACTCCTGCTCACACACCACTACCTTCATTACCTGCCAAAGCTGCTGACACCACTTCACTACCTAAACCAGACAATGAGACCAACAACACCCTTGTCATTTCAACAACACCTACAAGTGATTCGCTGACCAATGAAATGCCAACAGCTATGCTTGCACAGGCTAAAGCTAGTGAATCTCAGACCAacacaacaccagcaccagTACCTCCTCAACCGATAGTGAGCAAATCTCCATGCGTGGCAGCTTCTCCCCCCTCTGCACAACCAACCACCTCTGACCCTAAGACCACATCCACTATACCTGCTTTGCCCGTGGAACCCAAACCAAGTGACATTCATATCCAGTCATCACCTGCATCTCCTTCACAACCCAAGACCAGCGAGACTCCGATAACCTCGACACATGAGGTTCCACAGTCCTCTCAGAGCAATATTCAGAATACTGTAACCTCACCACCCCAAGTCCCACAATCCACACCAAGTGACTCCGAGACGAAACCAACCCCAGAGCCCAATGACTTACAAATTGCCATAACCCCTGAGCCCAAGCCTTCTGATCAGATCACACCATCGCCCACTGAACTCCAGACCGTTCCCATGTGTACTCCAACACCCATAGCTACCGAACCTGAACCTCTTCCAGCAGCAGAGCCCTCCCAGCAGCCTGCTCCTGCTCTGCCAAGCCCTCAAGGTGCCCTGGAAGTACAGGAGAAACAAACAGCTGTGCTGCCTCAACAGGAAAAGACATCAGAAAAGGAGGCAACAAACATTGACACCAAGAAGGTCCAGAAGGATGGTGAGAAAGAAACTGAAGAGCCATCCCTTTGTTCCCAGTCAAAACGAAGGCGGGTGGAGAGCTTGCCAGAAGACCAAGAGTCTATGTCTGTAGCTCCTGAGGTTAAGACGGACACTTTTCTCCCAAGTGAGGGAACTAGTAACCAAAGTGGAGACGAGAGTAAAAGAGACAAAGATGGGGAAAATTCCTCCGAGAAAAGAGTCATTAGCCGACAGAGCAGCCAGGAGTCTGTTCGCTCCTCCTCACATTCTTCCGTTTCATCAGCTGCTATACGTTCATCAAAGAAGATGAGAGAAAACAAGTCTGCAAAGAGGAAAAGAGGTGACGCTAAAACTGGAAGCACAGAGGAGGGCAATGATGAAAAGACATCCAAGATCCAGAGGCGGCGGTCCaactctccttcctcctcctcttcggaCTCTGAGGACTCCTCTTCAGCAGAAAAACGCCTCACTCGCGCAGAACggagggtgaaagagaaggagaaccagagtgagagtgatgggAAGAGTAGCGGCAGCAGACGTGGCAGAAAGTCCAAAAAGGAGCAGGCCGTTTCCAATGCCACTGGGGGTGAATCTGGTAGTGAAACCTCCACAAAACGTACCCGCAAATCCCCAGGCCTTCCCTCGACAACCCGGTCTGGCACCAACACACCTGTACCCTCAACACCACCTCCCCAACCTGAGGTTTTGGGCAAGCGTTGCTCAGCCCTCAATGCTGCTGCCAAGCTTGTGGCCATGAGAGGCCGGGCAGGTGATACACCCCGCCCCAGTAACAAACCGAAGGTTGGTGGACGGCAGGAGTCCCCGTCTTCATCTGAGAAAAGCACTAAGTTAAAAGGAAAGGGCACACAGGGGTCCCCTCAAACCAACTCCTCCGGGAGCAGAGGTGGAAGTGGCAGACAGACGCCCACAAACACTCCGCTCAACTCTCCAGACTCAAGTAAGTCTATTTCACGGTCCACCAGGCAGCGGCCTGGCAGCCTGTTGCCCCCACTTGATGCAGACAATAAGAGGGCCAagagagacaagaaaaaaaacacggagaggaagggagatggagaggaggaaaacagGGAATCTCGCTCCTCGAGAGGGCACAGCGcctgcagcagcatcagcagcgaCCGGGGGCCCGGAAGCAGCAGGAGccgcagcaacagcagcaacagcagtcaGTGCACCCCTAGTCTCAGCTCCCAGAGCACGGGGCCCCAGCGCACTCGATCCAGAGCCGCCTCCTCTGGCAGTGAcactgagagagggaagcagagccATAGCAAGTCAGGTGAGCGGCGAGGTAGGAAGAGTCACAGGGAGACCCGCTCTCAGAAGAAGGACAAGGCTGACCTGAGCGGGGGGTCTACGGAGGGGACCCCCGACAGGGTGCTGCGCAGTGTGGCTGCTCTGGCGGCAGCTCAGGCCCGTTCCCCAGCCTGCAACACCCGTTCCTCTGCCACCAACACCCGCTCCTCTGCCAGCCGACAGCGGCATACCAAGACATGA